The following proteins are co-located in the Hemicordylus capensis ecotype Gifberg chromosome 11, rHemCap1.1.pri, whole genome shotgun sequence genome:
- the ARL13A gene encoding ADP-ribosylation factor-like protein 13A isoform X5, giving the protein MGDYRNVTILVLGLDGAGKSSLIKEIQRVLSCEVLPTRKPHQTELRVDRFAVSLVDLAGGPRSWGTWKNHYGTAHGIIFVLDSSDVARMEEAKKTLSRVLGHPRVSGKPLLLLANKQDHVDAILPCEVIECLSLEKLVNRNKSPCRMEPCSATKRLPKIQCWTIVQGLHWLLQTVAINYDVLCGRIQEDSPGRQRSPEREVSKKMKKAWNRMREDRMMRHWLAVQVGIRQKRELKPWSKLKAETLDLGHHHQTFISHRNTGSFQFYSIHRQSLTRRGSSQERNPKVDGSKVLKSPQNIPAQKEEKAPKKPKRKGKPKVKRKGLGPSKGPLAEEGGGGGGGKTVAGGSKAGAQGGRCLSNKVAQETPSALDTSPPPAGQSTKKKNKMLKNKIKSQEASQTQPDENPSGTFDLYRRAMLVLKMQQERRKPPSAAAP; this is encoded by the exons atgggtgactacag GAACGTGACCATTCTTGTCCTTGGTCTAGATGGAGCAGGAAAAAGTTCCCTAATAAAAGAAATTCAGAGAG TCCTCTCCTGTGAGGTGCTCCCTACCAGAAAGCCACACCAGACAGAGCTCAGAGTGGACAGGTTTGCGGTGTCCCTCGTCGATCTGGCTGGAGGGCCGCGGAGCTGGGGGACCTGGAAGAACCACTACGGCACGGCTCACGGGATCATCTTTGTGCTTGACTCCAGCGACGTGGCGCGGATGGAAGAGGCCAAGAAGACCCTCTCCCGTGTCCTGGGACATCCCCGAGTTTCAGGGAAGCCACTATTGCT GCTGGCAAACAAGCAGGACCACGTCGATGCCATCTTGCCCTGTGAGGTCATTGAGTGCCTGTCTCTGGAGAAGCTGGTGAACAGAAACAAGTCCCCATGCCGCATG GAACCCTGTTCAGCTACCAAGAGGCTGCCCAAAATCCAATGCTGGACCATCGTTCAAGGGCTTCACTGGCTTCTGCAGACTGTTGCTATCAACTATGATGTCTTGTGTGGCCGCATCCAGGAAGATAGTCCTGGACGACAAAGATCACCAGAACGGGAGGTATCTAAGAAAATGAAGAAAGCCTGGAACAGGATGCGAGAAGACAg GATGATGAGGCACTGGCTTGCAGTTCAAGTTGGAATCAGGCAGAAAAGAGAGCTAAAGCCTTGGTCTAAGCTAAAAGCTGAAACCTTGGACCTTGGTCATCATCATCAAACTTTTattagtcataggaacacaggaagcttccagttctacagtatccacag GCAGTCGCTCACCAGAAGGGGGAGCTCCCAAGAAAGAAATCCCAAAGTCGATGGAAGCAAAGTTCTAAAGTCCCCCCAGAACATCCCTGCGCAG AAAGAGGAAAAGGCACCCAAAAAaccaaagaggaaaggaaagccgAAGGTGAAGAGGAAAGGCTTGGGGCCATCCAAGGGTCCCTTGGCTGAagaaggtggcggcggcggtggtggcaaAACGGTAGCCGGCGGCAGCAAAGCCGGAGCTCAAGGTGGCCGCTGCCTCAGCAACAAGGTTGCTCAGGAGACTCCCAGCGCCCTGGACACCTCTCCGCCCCCAGCAG GCCAGAgcacaaagaagaaaaacaaaatgctaaaaaataaaatcaaaagccAGGAAGCGTCACAGACCCAACCAGATGAGAACCCATCGGGCACGTTTG ATTTGTACAGGAGAGCCATGTTGGTTCTGAAAATGCAGCAAGAGAGGCGGAAAccaccctctgcagctgccccctGA
- the ARL13A gene encoding ADP-ribosylation factor-like protein 13A isoform X2 has protein sequence MVSQSMFHLFSYCWSWLQAIQEPIRNVTILVLGLDGAGKSSLIKEIQRVLSCEVLPTRKPHQTELRVDRFAVSLVDLAGGPRSWGTWKNHYGTAHGIIFVLDSSDVARMEEAKKTLSRVLGHPRVSGKPLLLLANKQDHVDAILPCEVIECLSLEKLVNRNKSPCRMEPCSATKRLPKIQCWTIVQGLHWLLQTVAINYDVLCGRIQEDSPGRQRSPEREVSKKMKKAWNRMREDRMMRHWLAVQVGIRQKRELKPWSKLKAETLDLGHHHQTFISHRNTGSFQFYSIHRQSLTRRGSSQERNPKVDGSKVLKSPQNIPAQKEEKAPKKPKRKGKPKVKRKGLGPSKGPLAEEGGGGGGGKTVAGGSKAGAQGGRCLSNKVAQETPSALDTSPPPAGQSTKKKNKMLKNKIKSQEASQTQPDENPSGTFDLYRRAMLVLKMQQERRKPPSAAAP, from the exons ATGGTTTCCCAGAGTATGTTTCACCTCTTTTCCTATTGCTGGTCCTGGCTACAGGCAATCCAAGAGCCAATCAG GAACGTGACCATTCTTGTCCTTGGTCTAGATGGAGCAGGAAAAAGTTCCCTAATAAAAGAAATTCAGAGAG TCCTCTCCTGTGAGGTGCTCCCTACCAGAAAGCCACACCAGACAGAGCTCAGAGTGGACAGGTTTGCGGTGTCCCTCGTCGATCTGGCTGGAGGGCCGCGGAGCTGGGGGACCTGGAAGAACCACTACGGCACGGCTCACGGGATCATCTTTGTGCTTGACTCCAGCGACGTGGCGCGGATGGAAGAGGCCAAGAAGACCCTCTCCCGTGTCCTGGGACATCCCCGAGTTTCAGGGAAGCCACTATTGCT GCTGGCAAACAAGCAGGACCACGTCGATGCCATCTTGCCCTGTGAGGTCATTGAGTGCCTGTCTCTGGAGAAGCTGGTGAACAGAAACAAGTCCCCATGCCGCATG GAACCCTGTTCAGCTACCAAGAGGCTGCCCAAAATCCAATGCTGGACCATCGTTCAAGGGCTTCACTGGCTTCTGCAGACTGTTGCTATCAACTATGATGTCTTGTGTGGCCGCATCCAGGAAGATAGTCCTGGACGACAAAGATCACCAGAACGGGAGGTATCTAAGAAAATGAAGAAAGCCTGGAACAGGATGCGAGAAGACAg GATGATGAGGCACTGGCTTGCAGTTCAAGTTGGAATCAGGCAGAAAAGAGAGCTAAAGCCTTGGTCTAAGCTAAAAGCTGAAACCTTGGACCTTGGTCATCATCATCAAACTTTTattagtcataggaacacaggaagcttccagttctacagtatccacag GCAGTCGCTCACCAGAAGGGGGAGCTCCCAAGAAAGAAATCCCAAAGTCGATGGAAGCAAAGTTCTAAAGTCCCCCCAGAACATCCCTGCGCAG AAAGAGGAAAAGGCACCCAAAAAaccaaagaggaaaggaaagccgAAGGTGAAGAGGAAAGGCTTGGGGCCATCCAAGGGTCCCTTGGCTGAagaaggtggcggcggcggtggtggcaaAACGGTAGCCGGCGGCAGCAAAGCCGGAGCTCAAGGTGGCCGCTGCCTCAGCAACAAGGTTGCTCAGGAGACTCCCAGCGCCCTGGACACCTCTCCGCCCCCAGCAG GCCAGAgcacaaagaagaaaaacaaaatgctaaaaaataaaatcaaaagccAGGAAGCGTCACAGACCCAACCAGATGAGAACCCATCGGGCACGTTTG ATTTGTACAGGAGAGCCATGTTGGTTCTGAAAATGCAGCAAGAGAGGCGGAAAccaccctctgcagctgccccctGA
- the ARL13A gene encoding ADP-ribosylation factor-like protein 13A isoform X1, translated as MEKDAPGELPPAAPLLQAQGLTHLKEKKNVTILVLGLDGAGKSSLIKEIQRVLSCEVLPTRKPHQTELRVDRFAVSLVDLAGGPRSWGTWKNHYGTAHGIIFVLDSSDVARMEEAKKTLSRVLGHPRVSGKPLLLLANKQDHVDAILPCEVIECLSLEKLVNRNKSPCRMEPCSATKRLPKIQCWTIVQGLHWLLQTVAINYDVLCGRIQEDSPGRQRSPEREVSKKMKKAWNRMREDRMMRHWLAVQVGIRQKRELKPWSKLKAETLDLGHHHQTFISHRNTGSFQFYSIHRQSLTRRGSSQERNPKVDGSKVLKSPQNIPAQKEEKAPKKPKRKGKPKVKRKGLGPSKGPLAEEGGGGGGGKTVAGGSKAGAQGGRCLSNKVAQETPSALDTSPPPAGQSTKKKNKMLKNKIKSQEASQTQPDENPSGTFDLYRRAMLVLKMQQERRKPPSAAAP; from the exons ATGGAGAAAGATGCACCTGGTGAACTTCCACCTGCCGCGCCGCTGTTACAGGCACAAGGGCTCACCcatttaaaagagaaaaa GAACGTGACCATTCTTGTCCTTGGTCTAGATGGAGCAGGAAAAAGTTCCCTAATAAAAGAAATTCAGAGAG TCCTCTCCTGTGAGGTGCTCCCTACCAGAAAGCCACACCAGACAGAGCTCAGAGTGGACAGGTTTGCGGTGTCCCTCGTCGATCTGGCTGGAGGGCCGCGGAGCTGGGGGACCTGGAAGAACCACTACGGCACGGCTCACGGGATCATCTTTGTGCTTGACTCCAGCGACGTGGCGCGGATGGAAGAGGCCAAGAAGACCCTCTCCCGTGTCCTGGGACATCCCCGAGTTTCAGGGAAGCCACTATTGCT GCTGGCAAACAAGCAGGACCACGTCGATGCCATCTTGCCCTGTGAGGTCATTGAGTGCCTGTCTCTGGAGAAGCTGGTGAACAGAAACAAGTCCCCATGCCGCATG GAACCCTGTTCAGCTACCAAGAGGCTGCCCAAAATCCAATGCTGGACCATCGTTCAAGGGCTTCACTGGCTTCTGCAGACTGTTGCTATCAACTATGATGTCTTGTGTGGCCGCATCCAGGAAGATAGTCCTGGACGACAAAGATCACCAGAACGGGAGGTATCTAAGAAAATGAAGAAAGCCTGGAACAGGATGCGAGAAGACAg GATGATGAGGCACTGGCTTGCAGTTCAAGTTGGAATCAGGCAGAAAAGAGAGCTAAAGCCTTGGTCTAAGCTAAAAGCTGAAACCTTGGACCTTGGTCATCATCATCAAACTTTTattagtcataggaacacaggaagcttccagttctacagtatccacag GCAGTCGCTCACCAGAAGGGGGAGCTCCCAAGAAAGAAATCCCAAAGTCGATGGAAGCAAAGTTCTAAAGTCCCCCCAGAACATCCCTGCGCAG AAAGAGGAAAAGGCACCCAAAAAaccaaagaggaaaggaaagccgAAGGTGAAGAGGAAAGGCTTGGGGCCATCCAAGGGTCCCTTGGCTGAagaaggtggcggcggcggtggtggcaaAACGGTAGCCGGCGGCAGCAAAGCCGGAGCTCAAGGTGGCCGCTGCCTCAGCAACAAGGTTGCTCAGGAGACTCCCAGCGCCCTGGACACCTCTCCGCCCCCAGCAG GCCAGAgcacaaagaagaaaaacaaaatgctaaaaaataaaatcaaaagccAGGAAGCGTCACAGACCCAACCAGATGAGAACCCATCGGGCACGTTTG ATTTGTACAGGAGAGCCATGTTGGTTCTGAAAATGCAGCAAGAGAGGCGGAAAccaccctctgcagctgccccctGA
- the ARL13A gene encoding ADP-ribosylation factor-like protein 13A isoform X3, producing MPGPRPCWRCCDGERCTWNVTILVLGLDGAGKSSLIKEIQRVLSCEVLPTRKPHQTELRVDRFAVSLVDLAGGPRSWGTWKNHYGTAHGIIFVLDSSDVARMEEAKKTLSRVLGHPRVSGKPLLLLANKQDHVDAILPCEVIECLSLEKLVNRNKSPCRMEPCSATKRLPKIQCWTIVQGLHWLLQTVAINYDVLCGRIQEDSPGRQRSPEREVSKKMKKAWNRMREDRMMRHWLAVQVGIRQKRELKPWSKLKAETLDLGHHHQTFISHRNTGSFQFYSIHRQSLTRRGSSQERNPKVDGSKVLKSPQNIPAQKEEKAPKKPKRKGKPKVKRKGLGPSKGPLAEEGGGGGGGKTVAGGSKAGAQGGRCLSNKVAQETPSALDTSPPPAGQSTKKKNKMLKNKIKSQEASQTQPDENPSGTFDLYRRAMLVLKMQQERRKPPSAAAP from the exons ATGCCAGGTCCCAGACCCTGCTGGAGATGCTGCGATGGAGAAAGATGCACCTG GAACGTGACCATTCTTGTCCTTGGTCTAGATGGAGCAGGAAAAAGTTCCCTAATAAAAGAAATTCAGAGAG TCCTCTCCTGTGAGGTGCTCCCTACCAGAAAGCCACACCAGACAGAGCTCAGAGTGGACAGGTTTGCGGTGTCCCTCGTCGATCTGGCTGGAGGGCCGCGGAGCTGGGGGACCTGGAAGAACCACTACGGCACGGCTCACGGGATCATCTTTGTGCTTGACTCCAGCGACGTGGCGCGGATGGAAGAGGCCAAGAAGACCCTCTCCCGTGTCCTGGGACATCCCCGAGTTTCAGGGAAGCCACTATTGCT GCTGGCAAACAAGCAGGACCACGTCGATGCCATCTTGCCCTGTGAGGTCATTGAGTGCCTGTCTCTGGAGAAGCTGGTGAACAGAAACAAGTCCCCATGCCGCATG GAACCCTGTTCAGCTACCAAGAGGCTGCCCAAAATCCAATGCTGGACCATCGTTCAAGGGCTTCACTGGCTTCTGCAGACTGTTGCTATCAACTATGATGTCTTGTGTGGCCGCATCCAGGAAGATAGTCCTGGACGACAAAGATCACCAGAACGGGAGGTATCTAAGAAAATGAAGAAAGCCTGGAACAGGATGCGAGAAGACAg GATGATGAGGCACTGGCTTGCAGTTCAAGTTGGAATCAGGCAGAAAAGAGAGCTAAAGCCTTGGTCTAAGCTAAAAGCTGAAACCTTGGACCTTGGTCATCATCATCAAACTTTTattagtcataggaacacaggaagcttccagttctacagtatccacag GCAGTCGCTCACCAGAAGGGGGAGCTCCCAAGAAAGAAATCCCAAAGTCGATGGAAGCAAAGTTCTAAAGTCCCCCCAGAACATCCCTGCGCAG AAAGAGGAAAAGGCACCCAAAAAaccaaagaggaaaggaaagccgAAGGTGAAGAGGAAAGGCTTGGGGCCATCCAAGGGTCCCTTGGCTGAagaaggtggcggcggcggtggtggcaaAACGGTAGCCGGCGGCAGCAAAGCCGGAGCTCAAGGTGGCCGCTGCCTCAGCAACAAGGTTGCTCAGGAGACTCCCAGCGCCCTGGACACCTCTCCGCCCCCAGCAG GCCAGAgcacaaagaagaaaaacaaaatgctaaaaaataaaatcaaaagccAGGAAGCGTCACAGACCCAACCAGATGAGAACCCATCGGGCACGTTTG ATTTGTACAGGAGAGCCATGTTGGTTCTGAAAATGCAGCAAGAGAGGCGGAAAccaccctctgcagctgccccctGA
- the ARL13A gene encoding ADP-ribosylation factor-like protein 13A isoform X7, with translation MEKDAPGELPPAAPLLQAQGLTHLKEKKNVTILVLGLDGAGKSSLIKEIQRATWRGWKRPRRPSPVSWDIPEFQGSHYCCESHFSCLLGVLWCVVGCQWRKSGSKAEPKRLANKQDHVDAILPCEVIECLSLEKLVNRNKSPCRMEPCSATKRLPKIQCWTIVQGLHWLLQTVAINYDVLCGRIQEDSPGRQRSPEREVSKKMKKAWNRMREDRMMRHWLAVQVGIRQKRELKPWSKLKAETLDLGHHHQTFISHRNTGSFQFYSIHRQSLTRRGSSQERNPKVDGSKVLKSPQNIPAQKEEKAPKKPKRKGKPKVKRKGLGPSKGPLAEEGGGGGGGKTVAGGSKAGAQGGRCLSNKVAQETPSALDTSPPPAGQSTKKKNKMLKNKIKSQEASQTQPDENPSGTFDLYRRAMLVLKMQQERRKPPSAAAP, from the exons ATGGAGAAAGATGCACCTGGTGAACTTCCACCTGCCGCGCCGCTGTTACAGGCACAAGGGCTCACCcatttaaaagagaaaaa GAACGTGACCATTCTTGTCCTTGGTCTAGATGGAGCAGGAAAAAGTTCCCTAATAAAAGAAATTCAGAGAG CGACGTGGCGCGGATGGAAGAGGCCAAGAAGACCCTCTCCCGTGTCCTGGGACATCCCCGAGTTTCAGGGAAGCCACTATTGCTGTGAGAGTCATTTTTCTTGCCTCCTCGGTGTCCTATGGTGCGTGGTTGGGTGTCAGTGGAGAAAATCGGGATCTAAAGCAGAGCCCAAGAG GCTGGCAAACAAGCAGGACCACGTCGATGCCATCTTGCCCTGTGAGGTCATTGAGTGCCTGTCTCTGGAGAAGCTGGTGAACAGAAACAAGTCCCCATGCCGCATG GAACCCTGTTCAGCTACCAAGAGGCTGCCCAAAATCCAATGCTGGACCATCGTTCAAGGGCTTCACTGGCTTCTGCAGACTGTTGCTATCAACTATGATGTCTTGTGTGGCCGCATCCAGGAAGATAGTCCTGGACGACAAAGATCACCAGAACGGGAGGTATCTAAGAAAATGAAGAAAGCCTGGAACAGGATGCGAGAAGACAg GATGATGAGGCACTGGCTTGCAGTTCAAGTTGGAATCAGGCAGAAAAGAGAGCTAAAGCCTTGGTCTAAGCTAAAAGCTGAAACCTTGGACCTTGGTCATCATCATCAAACTTTTattagtcataggaacacaggaagcttccagttctacagtatccacag GCAGTCGCTCACCAGAAGGGGGAGCTCCCAAGAAAGAAATCCCAAAGTCGATGGAAGCAAAGTTCTAAAGTCCCCCCAGAACATCCCTGCGCAG AAAGAGGAAAAGGCACCCAAAAAaccaaagaggaaaggaaagccgAAGGTGAAGAGGAAAGGCTTGGGGCCATCCAAGGGTCCCTTGGCTGAagaaggtggcggcggcggtggtggcaaAACGGTAGCCGGCGGCAGCAAAGCCGGAGCTCAAGGTGGCCGCTGCCTCAGCAACAAGGTTGCTCAGGAGACTCCCAGCGCCCTGGACACCTCTCCGCCCCCAGCAG GCCAGAgcacaaagaagaaaaacaaaatgctaaaaaataaaatcaaaagccAGGAAGCGTCACAGACCCAACCAGATGAGAACCCATCGGGCACGTTTG ATTTGTACAGGAGAGCCATGTTGGTTCTGAAAATGCAGCAAGAGAGGCGGAAAccaccctctgcagctgccccctGA
- the ARL13A gene encoding ADP-ribosylation factor-like protein 13A isoform X4, whose product MAVLSLSENVPLPQSPKSVVCFCFLSSTEVTETPGTTFYGFPEYVSPLFLLLVLATGNPRANQERDHSCPWSRWSRKKFPNKRNSESDVARMEEAKKTLSRVLGHPRVSGKPLLLLANKQDHVDAILPCEVIECLSLEKLVNRNKSPCRMEPCSATKRLPKIQCWTIVQGLHWLLQTVAINYDVLCGRIQEDSPGRQRSPEREVSKKMKKAWNRMREDRMMRHWLAVQVGIRQKRELKPWSKLKAETLDLGHHHQTFISHRNTGSFQFYSIHRQSLTRRGSSQERNPKVDGSKVLKSPQNIPAQKEEKAPKKPKRKGKPKVKRKGLGPSKGPLAEEGGGGGGGKTVAGGSKAGAQGGRCLSNKVAQETPSALDTSPPPAGQSTKKKNKMLKNKIKSQEASQTQPDENPSGTFDLYRRAMLVLKMQQERRKPPSAAAP is encoded by the exons atGGCCGTCCTGTCTCTTTCCGAAAACGTCCCGTTGCCACAGAGCCCAAAgtctgttgtttgtttttgtttcctttcgAGCACAGAGGTAACCGAGACTCCCGGCACCACATTCTATGGTTTCCCAGAGTATGTTTCACCTCTTTTCCTATTGCTGGTCCTGGCTACAGGCAATCCAAGAGCCAATCAG GAACGTGACCATTCTTGTCCTTGGTCTAGATGGAGCAGGAAAAAGTTCCCTAATAAAAGAAATTCAGAGAG CGACGTGGCGCGGATGGAAGAGGCCAAGAAGACCCTCTCCCGTGTCCTGGGACATCCCCGAGTTTCAGGGAAGCCACTATTGCT GCTGGCAAACAAGCAGGACCACGTCGATGCCATCTTGCCCTGTGAGGTCATTGAGTGCCTGTCTCTGGAGAAGCTGGTGAACAGAAACAAGTCCCCATGCCGCATG GAACCCTGTTCAGCTACCAAGAGGCTGCCCAAAATCCAATGCTGGACCATCGTTCAAGGGCTTCACTGGCTTCTGCAGACTGTTGCTATCAACTATGATGTCTTGTGTGGCCGCATCCAGGAAGATAGTCCTGGACGACAAAGATCACCAGAACGGGAGGTATCTAAGAAAATGAAGAAAGCCTGGAACAGGATGCGAGAAGACAg GATGATGAGGCACTGGCTTGCAGTTCAAGTTGGAATCAGGCAGAAAAGAGAGCTAAAGCCTTGGTCTAAGCTAAAAGCTGAAACCTTGGACCTTGGTCATCATCATCAAACTTTTattagtcataggaacacaggaagcttccagttctacagtatccacag GCAGTCGCTCACCAGAAGGGGGAGCTCCCAAGAAAGAAATCCCAAAGTCGATGGAAGCAAAGTTCTAAAGTCCCCCCAGAACATCCCTGCGCAG AAAGAGGAAAAGGCACCCAAAAAaccaaagaggaaaggaaagccgAAGGTGAAGAGGAAAGGCTTGGGGCCATCCAAGGGTCCCTTGGCTGAagaaggtggcggcggcggtggtggcaaAACGGTAGCCGGCGGCAGCAAAGCCGGAGCTCAAGGTGGCCGCTGCCTCAGCAACAAGGTTGCTCAGGAGACTCCCAGCGCCCTGGACACCTCTCCGCCCCCAGCAG GCCAGAgcacaaagaagaaaaacaaaatgctaaaaaataaaatcaaaagccAGGAAGCGTCACAGACCCAACCAGATGAGAACCCATCGGGCACGTTTG ATTTGTACAGGAGAGCCATGTTGGTTCTGAAAATGCAGCAAGAGAGGCGGAAAccaccctctgcagctgccccctGA
- the ARL13A gene encoding ADP-ribosylation factor-like protein 13A isoform X11 — protein MEKDAPGELPPAAPLLQAQGLTHLKEKKNVTILVLGLDGAGKSSLIKEIQRVLSCEVLPTRKPHQTELRVDRFAVSLVDLAGGPRSWGTWKNHYGTAHGIIFVLDSSDVARMEEAKKTLSRVLGHPRVSGKPLLLLANKQDHVDAILPCEVIECLSLEKLVNRNKSPCRMEPCSATKRLPKIQCWTIVQGLHWLLQTVAINYDVLCGRIQEDSPGRQRSPEREVSKKMKKAWNRMREDRQSLTRRGSSQERNPKVDGSKVLKSPQNIPAQKEEKAPKKPKRKGKPKVKRKGLGPSKGPLAEEGGGGGGGKTVAGGSKAGAQGGRCLSNKVAQETPSALDTSPPPAGQSTKKKNKMLKNKIKSQEASQTQPDENPSGTFDLYRRAMLVLKMQQERRKPPSAAAP, from the exons ATGGAGAAAGATGCACCTGGTGAACTTCCACCTGCCGCGCCGCTGTTACAGGCACAAGGGCTCACCcatttaaaagagaaaaa GAACGTGACCATTCTTGTCCTTGGTCTAGATGGAGCAGGAAAAAGTTCCCTAATAAAAGAAATTCAGAGAG TCCTCTCCTGTGAGGTGCTCCCTACCAGAAAGCCACACCAGACAGAGCTCAGAGTGGACAGGTTTGCGGTGTCCCTCGTCGATCTGGCTGGAGGGCCGCGGAGCTGGGGGACCTGGAAGAACCACTACGGCACGGCTCACGGGATCATCTTTGTGCTTGACTCCAGCGACGTGGCGCGGATGGAAGAGGCCAAGAAGACCCTCTCCCGTGTCCTGGGACATCCCCGAGTTTCAGGGAAGCCACTATTGCT GCTGGCAAACAAGCAGGACCACGTCGATGCCATCTTGCCCTGTGAGGTCATTGAGTGCCTGTCTCTGGAGAAGCTGGTGAACAGAAACAAGTCCCCATGCCGCATG GAACCCTGTTCAGCTACCAAGAGGCTGCCCAAAATCCAATGCTGGACCATCGTTCAAGGGCTTCACTGGCTTCTGCAGACTGTTGCTATCAACTATGATGTCTTGTGTGGCCGCATCCAGGAAGATAGTCCTGGACGACAAAGATCACCAGAACGGGAGGTATCTAAGAAAATGAAGAAAGCCTGGAACAGGATGCGAGAAGACAg GCAGTCGCTCACCAGAAGGGGGAGCTCCCAAGAAAGAAATCCCAAAGTCGATGGAAGCAAAGTTCTAAAGTCCCCCCAGAACATCCCTGCGCAG AAAGAGGAAAAGGCACCCAAAAAaccaaagaggaaaggaaagccgAAGGTGAAGAGGAAAGGCTTGGGGCCATCCAAGGGTCCCTTGGCTGAagaaggtggcggcggcggtggtggcaaAACGGTAGCCGGCGGCAGCAAAGCCGGAGCTCAAGGTGGCCGCTGCCTCAGCAACAAGGTTGCTCAGGAGACTCCCAGCGCCCTGGACACCTCTCCGCCCCCAGCAG GCCAGAgcacaaagaagaaaaacaaaatgctaaaaaataaaatcaaaagccAGGAAGCGTCACAGACCCAACCAGATGAGAACCCATCGGGCACGTTTG ATTTGTACAGGAGAGCCATGTTGGTTCTGAAAATGCAGCAAGAGAGGCGGAAAccaccctctgcagctgccccctGA
- the ARL13A gene encoding ADP-ribosylation factor-like protein 13A isoform X13: MEKDAPGELPPAAPLLQAQGLTHLKEKKNVTILVLGLDGAGKSSLIKEIQRVLSCEVLPTRKPHQTELRVDRFAVSLVDLAGGPRSWGTWKNHYGTAHGIIFVLDSSDVARMEEAKKTLSRVLGHPRVSGKPLLLLANKQDHVDAILPCEVIECLSLEKLVNRNKSPCRMEPCSATKRLPKIQCWTIVQGLHWLLQTVAINYDVLCGRIQEDSPGRQRSPEREAVAHQKGELPRKKSQSRWKQSSKVPPEHPCAGQSTKKKNKMLKNKIKSQEASQTQPDENPSGTFDLYRRAMLVLKMQQERRKPPSAAAP; this comes from the exons ATGGAGAAAGATGCACCTGGTGAACTTCCACCTGCCGCGCCGCTGTTACAGGCACAAGGGCTCACCcatttaaaagagaaaaa GAACGTGACCATTCTTGTCCTTGGTCTAGATGGAGCAGGAAAAAGTTCCCTAATAAAAGAAATTCAGAGAG TCCTCTCCTGTGAGGTGCTCCCTACCAGAAAGCCACACCAGACAGAGCTCAGAGTGGACAGGTTTGCGGTGTCCCTCGTCGATCTGGCTGGAGGGCCGCGGAGCTGGGGGACCTGGAAGAACCACTACGGCACGGCTCACGGGATCATCTTTGTGCTTGACTCCAGCGACGTGGCGCGGATGGAAGAGGCCAAGAAGACCCTCTCCCGTGTCCTGGGACATCCCCGAGTTTCAGGGAAGCCACTATTGCT GCTGGCAAACAAGCAGGACCACGTCGATGCCATCTTGCCCTGTGAGGTCATTGAGTGCCTGTCTCTGGAGAAGCTGGTGAACAGAAACAAGTCCCCATGCCGCATG GAACCCTGTTCAGCTACCAAGAGGCTGCCCAAAATCCAATGCTGGACCATCGTTCAAGGGCTTCACTGGCTTCTGCAGACTGTTGCTATCAACTATGATGTCTTGTGTGGCCGCATCCAGGAAGATAGTCCTGGACGACAAAGATCACCAGAACGGGAG GCAGTCGCTCACCAGAAGGGGGAGCTCCCAAGAAAGAAATCCCAAAGTCGATGGAAGCAAAGTTCTAAAGTCCCCCCAGAACATCCCTGCGCAG GCCAGAgcacaaagaagaaaaacaaaatgctaaaaaataaaatcaaaagccAGGAAGCGTCACAGACCCAACCAGATGAGAACCCATCGGGCACGTTTG ATTTGTACAGGAGAGCCATGTTGGTTCTGAAAATGCAGCAAGAGAGGCGGAAAccaccctctgcagctgccccctGA